One window of Anaerolineales bacterium genomic DNA carries:
- a CDS encoding thioredoxin domain-containing protein, with protein sequence MSNRLATATSPYLLQHAENPVNWLPWGDEALNKAKIENKPIFLSIGYAACHWCHVMAHESFENPETAAFMNEHFVNIKVDREERPDLDNIYMQATIAMTGSGGWPMSVFLTPDLKPFYAGTYFPPTRRYNMPSFREVLEGLANAWENQRNEIEDTGVKVYQHLHSQVKLDGDERLTSEHLDAIAKAIQAAYYWGTGGWGDAPKFPQPMALEFLLHHAIARKQDEYLKLIEHCLKTMARGGMYDVVGGGFSRYSTDDHWRVPHFEK encoded by the coding sequence ATGTCCAACCGTCTTGCAACTGCAACCTCCCCCTACCTTCTCCAGCATGCAGAAAACCCGGTGAATTGGCTTCCCTGGGGGGATGAAGCATTGAATAAAGCCAAAATCGAAAACAAACCGATCTTTCTATCCATAGGGTACGCCGCATGTCACTGGTGTCACGTCATGGCACATGAGTCATTCGAAAACCCCGAAACCGCGGCGTTCATGAACGAGCATTTCGTCAACATCAAAGTGGACCGCGAGGAGCGCCCCGACCTCGACAACATCTACATGCAGGCGACCATTGCAATGACTGGCTCGGGCGGCTGGCCCATGTCCGTGTTCCTGACGCCGGACCTCAAGCCGTTTTACGCAGGCACGTACTTCCCGCCGACCCGCAGATACAACATGCCATCATTTCGGGAGGTGCTGGAAGGGCTTGCAAATGCCTGGGAAAATCAACGCAATGAAATAGAAGATACCGGCGTCAAGGTCTATCAGCATCTACATTCTCAAGTAAAACTCGACGGGGATGAACGACTGACGTCAGAACATCTCGACGCCATCGCAAAAGCCATTCAGGCGGCGTATTACTGGGGCACGGGCGGTTGGGGTGACGCGCCGAAATTCCCCCAGCCCATGGCGCTCGAATTTTTACTTCATCATGCGATTGCGCGCAAACAGGATGAATATCTCAAACTCATCGAACACTGTCTCAAAACCATGGCGCGCGGCGGGATGTACGATGTGGTCGGCGGCGGCTTCTCTCGCTACAGCACCGACGATCATTGGCGCGTTCCGCATTTCGAGAAGTAG
- the pabB gene encoding aminodeoxychorismate synthase component I translates to MILKQNDAWLKFSRPRQVIVTGKLEDVRKGLREVERLVDEKGWTAAGFVSYDAAPAFDPALKVIPSQGFPLLWFGLYDELQELQNFEVFQDFGILSPTTWHPDTEKEAYNTAIQNIKGHIAEGRTYQVNYSMRLSADFHDDPLRLFAHLAHSQNKYAAFLDIGDWAICSASHELFFDLDGEDITGRPMKGTAVRGRTNEEDKNISNWLRASIKNRAENVMIVDMIRNDIGRIAKIGSVHVPELFTIEKYPTLFQMTSTVKAKIHASVTEIFSALFPCASITGAPKVSTMEIIADLETSSRKIYCGSIGYIAPNRKARFNVAIRTALVDKQESKAEYGVGGGIVWDSTPADEYDEALLKARVLTDPPQKEFCLFETMLWTPEDGYYLLDRHIARILDSAEYFSFAAEDPGKKIRQFLIGLSSGLDAPQRVKVFLNSKGEVSGEARGFQPSDKIFKVCLAGGPVNSNDRFLFHKTTNREPYERAAVAGFDDVLLFNEKGELTEFTIGNLVVQMAGNLFTPPVECGLLGGTFRAELIARGEVKERVLRVQDLAGCEAVFLVNSLRKWVRVLL, encoded by the coding sequence GTGATTCTCAAACAGAATGACGCGTGGTTAAAATTTTCCCGTCCGCGCCAGGTGATTGTAACCGGTAAGTTGGAGGATGTCCGCAAGGGATTGAGGGAGGTGGAGAGGCTGGTCGACGAAAAAGGCTGGACTGCCGCAGGCTTCGTCAGTTATGATGCCGCGCCCGCTTTCGATCCCGCCCTGAAGGTAATCCCCTCGCAGGGTTTTCCGCTTTTGTGGTTTGGATTGTATGACGAATTACAAGAGCTTCAGAATTTCGAAGTTTTTCAAGACTTCGGAATTCTCTCTCCGACCACCTGGCATCCCGATACTGAAAAGGAAGCCTACAATACTGCCATCCAGAACATCAAAGGACACATTGCAGAAGGCAGAACCTACCAGGTCAATTACAGCATGCGGCTCAGCGCCGATTTCCATGACGATCCCCTCCGCCTCTTCGCTCACCTCGCCCATTCTCAAAATAAATATGCAGCTTTTTTGGATATTGGAGACTGGGCGATTTGTTCCGCATCGCATGAGCTATTCTTCGATTTGGATGGTGAAGACATAACCGGACGACCCATGAAAGGAACCGCGGTTCGGGGACGAACCAATGAGGAAGATAAAAATATCTCGAATTGGCTACGCGCATCTATCAAGAATCGCGCCGAAAATGTGATGATCGTCGATATGATCCGCAATGATATCGGGCGGATCGCAAAGATAGGCAGTGTGCATGTTCCAGAGTTATTCACCATTGAGAAATATCCCACCCTATTTCAAATGACGTCGACAGTAAAGGCAAAGATCCACGCCTCGGTGACGGAAATATTCTCCGCACTCTTTCCTTGCGCCTCCATCACTGGAGCGCCAAAGGTCAGCACAATGGAAATCATCGCCGACTTGGAGACCAGTTCGCGAAAGATCTATTGCGGCAGCATCGGTTATATCGCCCCAAACCGCAAAGCGCGATTCAATGTCGCGATCCGCACGGCGCTGGTCGATAAGCAAGAGAGCAAAGCCGAGTACGGGGTCGGCGGCGGCATTGTTTGGGACTCCACGCCTGCCGATGAGTATGACGAAGCCCTGCTCAAAGCCCGCGTACTCACCGACCCACCGCAAAAGGAATTTTGCCTTTTTGAAACAATGCTTTGGACGCCGGAAGATGGATATTATCTCCTTGATCGTCATATCGCGCGGATATTGGACTCAGCGGAATATTTCAGTTTCGCCGCAGAGGATCCAGGGAAAAAAATCAGGCAGTTTTTGATCGGATTAAGCTCTGGATTGGATGCGCCCCAAAGGGTAAAAGTCTTTTTGAACTCGAAAGGAGAAGTCTCTGGCGAAGCCAGAGGTTTCCAACCGAGCGACAAAATATTCAAAGTTTGCCTGGCGGGTGGACCCGTCAACTCAAACGACCGTTTCTTATTCCACAAAACCACCAATCGGGAACCTTATGAACGAGCGGCGGTCGCAGGATTTGACGATGTCCTGCTTTTCAACGAAAAAGGCGAGCTGACGGAATTTACCATTGGCAATCTGGTCGTGCAGATGGCTGGAAACCTTTTTACTCCACCCGTTGAATGCGGGCTACTGGGGGGCACGTTTCGGGCGGAGCTGATCGCTCGCGGCGAGGTGAAGGAACGGGTGCTCAGGGTCCAAGACCTGGCCGGGTGCGAAGCGGTGTTCCTCGTCAATTCTTTGAGAAAATGGGTGCGGGTTTTGTTATAA
- a CDS encoding alkaline phosphatase family protein, whose translation MRTLIIGLDAFDPAFFERLHSQGKTPNLSKLLEAGGYSRFRVSDPPQSEVSWTSIATGMNPGGHGMFDFVHRNPANYSLQVSLLPTQKGLLGRQFIPPHGARTIFDEMVEEGYPATSMWWPATFPARQASPVQTIPGLGTPDILGRLGVGTFFSVEELPTDPERKTAVRKLVVKGSRYTGTLEGPAKKTGTVNIDFEFEVNDGAATLYVAKQKVILKPGEWSGFLELPFALGLGMTVKAISRAILIDLDPVSIYFLPLQLHPLASPWPYATPKNFIQDQWIKNGPFLTLGWPQDTTALNENIIDDEQFLKLCEMIDEERERVLIHALDSFNEGLLACVFDSLDRVQHMFFKRREDVIEAWYKRLDLMVGRIMEKASRNKKTRIIIVSDHGFGHFDYKVHLNGWLAERGYLKTENPALRQAQDSASSDLRSVDWSQTQAYALGLNSLYVNLAGREGRGIVNENDAAQLLAKLKDELLGWNGPNGESVIQSALIRREAFDGPLAEHGPDIFVGYRPPYRGSAETGLGQWRGEAIQKNEEHWEADHCFDSRAVPGVIFSNEGLADFSSPSYRDIPALTIGKDLKTQSSAPPPKYSDEDQDEIEKRLKDLGYL comes from the coding sequence ATGCGAACTCTCATCATCGGGTTGGATGCATTCGACCCGGCTTTTTTTGAAAGACTCCATTCGCAAGGCAAAACGCCAAACTTAAGCAAACTGCTCGAGGCTGGTGGCTATTCGCGTTTCCGCGTATCGGACCCGCCGCAAAGCGAAGTTTCATGGACGAGCATCGCCACCGGCATGAATCCCGGCGGTCATGGCATGTTCGACTTCGTGCATCGCAACCCCGCCAACTACAGTTTGCAGGTCTCATTGCTGCCGACCCAAAAAGGCTTGCTGGGTCGGCAATTCATCCCCCCTCACGGCGCGCGGACGATCTTCGATGAGATGGTCGAGGAGGGTTATCCCGCCACTTCGATGTGGTGGCCCGCAACATTTCCCGCCAGGCAAGCCTCGCCGGTTCAAACCATCCCCGGTTTGGGCACGCCGGATATATTGGGGCGTCTTGGTGTGGGAACTTTTTTTTCGGTCGAAGAACTTCCAACCGACCCGGAAAGAAAAACCGCTGTCCGTAAGTTGGTTGTAAAAGGGTCGAGATATACCGGCACGCTTGAAGGTCCGGCTAAAAAGACCGGCACAGTAAATATCGATTTTGAGTTTGAAGTCAATGACGGCGCCGCAACTCTGTATGTCGCAAAGCAAAAAGTAATTTTGAAACCCGGCGAATGGAGCGGTTTCCTTGAATTACCCTTCGCGTTGGGTCTCGGCATGACTGTTAAAGCCATCAGCCGCGCCATTCTTATCGATCTCGATCCCGTTTCCATTTATTTCCTCCCGCTGCAACTTCACCCCCTCGCCTCGCCCTGGCCCTATGCCACACCGAAAAACTTCATCCAGGATCAATGGATCAAGAACGGACCGTTCCTCACGCTTGGCTGGCCCCAGGATACGACGGCGCTTAATGAAAATATCATCGACGACGAACAATTCCTCAAACTTTGCGAAATGATCGACGAGGAACGCGAGCGCGTGCTAATCCATGCGCTTGATTCGTTCAATGAGGGTTTGCTCGCCTGCGTATTCGACAGTCTTGACCGCGTCCAGCATATGTTCTTCAAGCGCCGCGAGGATGTCATCGAAGCCTGGTATAAACGCCTCGACCTGATGGTTGGACGAATAATGGAAAAAGCCTCTCGAAACAAAAAAACCCGCATCATCATCGTCTCCGATCATGGATTCGGTCACTTCGATTACAAAGTCCACTTGAATGGATGGCTGGCAGAGCGCGGTTATTTGAAGACGGAAAACCCCGCTCTTCGACAAGCTCAGGACAGCGCCTCCTCCGACCTTCGGTCTGTGGACTGGTCTCAGACTCAAGCCTACGCTCTGGGTTTGAACAGTCTTTATGTCAACCTCGCCGGGCGCGAAGGCAGAGGCATCGTCAATGAAAACGATGCGGCGCAACTTCTCGCCAAACTGAAGGATGAACTCCTTGGATGGAATGGCCCGAATGGGGAGTCTGTGATTCAATCAGCCTTGATTCGCCGGGAAGCTTTCGATGGTCCGCTTGCAGAACACGGTCCCGACATCTTCGTCGGCTATCGCCCGCCTTATCGCGGCTCGGCAGAGACAGGCCTGGGTCAATGGCGGGGCGAAGCGATCCAAAAGAATGAAGAACACTGGGAGGCGGATCACTGTTTCGATTCGAGAGCCGTTCCCGGTGTGATATTCTCGAACGAAGGGCTTGCAGATTTTTCTTCACCCTCCTACAGAGACATCCCTGCGCTCACGATCGGAAAAGACCTAAAGACTCAGTCGTCCGCGCCGCCGCCCAAATACAGCGATGAAGACCAGGATGAGATCGAAAAGAGGTTAAAGGACCTTGGCTATCTCTAA
- the vanZ gene encoding VanZ family protein, with amino-acid sequence MLDIVPRWLPALVLMIVIFAVSSRSSDELPNFGGWDYFLKKSAHAFGYGLLALSYLRALPKRNYFLAWFFAILYSATDEFHQSFVPGRRASLIDVFVFDNLGAMIALIIHRYYFSARKSD; translated from the coding sequence ATCCTTGATATTGTACCGCGCTGGCTTCCCGCCCTGGTATTGATGATCGTCATCTTCGCGGTTTCTTCGCGCTCATCCGATGAACTGCCGAACTTCGGCGGCTGGGATTATTTCCTCAAGAAAAGCGCTCATGCTTTTGGGTATGGATTGCTTGCTCTGTCCTACCTGCGCGCACTACCGAAGCGGAATTACTTCCTCGCCTGGTTTTTTGCCATCCTCTACTCCGCCACGGATGAATTCCATCAATCCTTTGTGCCAGGCCGCAGGGCATCTTTGATCGATGTATTCGTTTTCGATAACTTAGGGGCGATGATCGCGTTGATCATCCATCGGTATTATTTTTCCGCTCGCAAATCGGATTGA
- a CDS encoding sulfotransferase domain-containing protein: protein MEKNKPIYIVSGLPRSGTSMMMKMLEAGGLEILTDNIRTADDDNLQGYYEFERVKQLKEGDIAWVGDARGKVVKVISALLEHLPSEYSYKVIFMEREMMEILASQRKMLERRGKTGNPAEDGKFAELYGKHLDKVKAWLGAQLNMDVLFVRYNDLLKAPAEFAAKSADFLGIPLDTPAMIAVPQEQFYRQRK, encoded by the coding sequence ATGGAAAAAAACAAACCGATCTATATCGTCTCCGGCTTGCCGCGCTCGGGGACATCGATGATGATGAAGATGCTCGAAGCGGGCGGGTTGGAAATCCTCACCGATAACATCCGCACGGCGGACGACGATAATTTGCAGGGCTATTATGAATTCGAGCGGGTGAAGCAATTGAAGGAAGGGGATATCGCCTGGGTGGGCGATGCACGGGGGAAGGTCGTCAAGGTCATCTCCGCATTACTGGAACACCTGCCTTCGGAATATTCCTATAAGGTCATCTTTATGGAGCGTGAGATGATGGAGATCCTCGCCTCCCAGCGCAAGATGCTCGAGCGGCGTGGAAAGACAGGGAATCCCGCGGAGGATGGAAAGTTTGCCGAATTGTATGGGAAACACCTGGACAAGGTCAAAGCCTGGCTGGGGGCGCAGCTCAATATGGATGTATTATTCGTCCGGTATAACGATCTTTTGAAGGCGCCTGCTGAATTTGCAGCAAAGTCTGCGGACTTCTTGGGAATCCCGTTGGATACCCCGGCCATGATCGCTGTCCCTCAGGAGCAGTTTTACCGCCAACGGAAGTAA
- a CDS encoding ParA family protein: MSTKVICIANQKGGVGKTTTAVSLAHCLSQKGRRVLLIDLDPQGQSATAQGLNPEPGAFYLLTMGSTPQETTFVQSWVRFSGREGLYLLPGNQQTMAAQTVLNAQDKPISAIRQSIQRFFKDGLHYILFDTAPSVGGIQERAVWASDLVIVPTATEFLSADGVSKVLLMMSVLQEKKNWRGNLLGILPTFFDEQTRESKATMENLKERFDASVLPPIHRSTLLRECAAEGKTIFEFDPVCRAAKEYQTLTQHVLKF; encoded by the coding sequence ATGTCCACCAAAGTCATCTGTATTGCCAATCAAAAAGGCGGGGTCGGCAAGACCACGACTGCCGTATCCCTCGCCCACTGCCTGTCTCAAAAAGGCCGGCGCGTATTACTGATCGATCTTGACCCACAAGGTCAATCCGCCACGGCACAGGGACTCAACCCCGAACCCGGCGCGTTTTATCTGCTCACAATGGGAAGCACACCGCAGGAGACCACCTTTGTGCAGTCATGGGTGCGTTTCTCCGGTCGGGAAGGACTATACCTCCTGCCCGGCAACCAACAGACGATGGCTGCCCAGACCGTGCTCAACGCGCAGGACAAACCCATCTCCGCCATTCGCCAATCGATCCAGCGCTTCTTCAAGGACGGACTCCACTACATACTCTTCGACACCGCGCCCAGTGTCGGCGGCATCCAGGAACGCGCGGTCTGGGCCTCCGACCTCGTGATCGTGCCGACTGCCACCGAGTTCCTTTCCGCCGACGGCGTCTCGAAGGTGCTGCTCATGATGAGCGTGCTTCAGGAAAAGAAAAACTGGCGCGGAAATCTATTGGGCATCCTGCCGACCTTCTTTGATGAACAAACCCGCGAGAGCAAAGCCACGATGGAAAACCTGAAGGAACGGTTTGATGCAAGTGTTCTGCCACCCATCCATCGCTCCACGTTGTTACGGGAATGCGCCGCCGAGGGAAAAACCATTTTTGAGTTTGATCCTGTGTGCCGGGCTGCCAAGGAATATCAAACATTGACCCAGCACGTGCTGAAATTTTAG
- a CDS encoding VTT domain-containing protein, translating to MFGQLESLYYIARAFVEGQPVLFVLVSGLIPAVISVLGEILMYWAARLGGRPLAWRVASRFRMNTRHIDWTENVFKRWGVMLVMFGRILPGVRTMVSLPAGITRMNFALFFGASFSGAYMWNTLLVGVSYMLGFKLTIL from the coding sequence TTGTTCGGTCAGTTGGAAAGTCTGTATTACATCGCCCGCGCGTTCGTTGAAGGGCAGCCGGTCTTGTTCGTATTGGTCAGCGGATTGATCCCCGCTGTGATCTCGGTTTTGGGCGAAATCTTGATGTATTGGGCGGCGCGCCTGGGCGGACGTCCGCTGGCGTGGCGGGTGGCGAGCCGCTTCCGTATGAACACCCGTCACATCGACTGGACGGAGAATGTATTCAAGCGCTGGGGGGTGATGTTGGTCATGTTCGGGCGCATCCTGCCCGGTGTGCGGACCATGGTCAGTTTGCCCGCGGGAATCACGCGCATGAACTTCGCCTTGTTCTTCGGCGCATCCTTCAGCGGGGCGTATATGTGGAATACGCTTTTGGTGGGGGTCAGTTATATGTTGGGATTCAAGTTGACGATTCTTTAG
- a CDS encoding sulfatase-like hydrolase/transferase, whose product MNGGINRRDFLKLAGLASLGLVIPPSIQLAGSRLQGDKKNVVIVVFDALSAYNISLYGYERDTMPNLSRLAKRATVFHNHYAGGNYTTPGTASLLTGTLPWTHRAIRFNDGMKDDFAGKSIFRAFDDYYCIGYSHNTLVNTLFSQFLSDMDERIPQDKFFIFNDGFIQSAFRNDQDAATVAWARTIKRTEGYSYSLFLSSFYEQYRNSKVKDVADRYPYGLPNVNKDNYFMLDQSIDALGARMSEIPQPFMGYFHFLPPHYPYKPNRDFAGVFSYDSFKPLSKPQDLFTEGRSDDFLNKWRVPYDEFILDLDNEFARFFDKLESSGLLDDTWLVFTSDHGELFERGIWTHSTAALYQPVVRVPLLIFEPGNQTGRDVYAPTSAIDLMPTLLHLTGHEIPAWAEGSILPPYASASGSGTSGVMAVQARYNDPALPLTEASVMLVQDNYKLVYYTGYKEIDADKERFILYDVKSDPEELSELSQTKRETAAEMVDMVKTRLDESNEPYL is encoded by the coding sequence ATGAACGGCGGAATAAACAGGCGCGATTTTCTGAAACTCGCAGGGCTTGCTTCACTCGGGTTGGTCATCCCGCCCTCCATTCAACTTGCCGGGAGTCGCTTGCAGGGTGATAAGAAGAACGTTGTGATCGTCGTCTTCGACGCATTGAGCGCATATAACATTTCATTGTATGGATACGAGCGCGACACCATGCCCAATCTTTCGCGGCTGGCGAAACGCGCAACGGTCTTTCACAATCATTACGCCGGCGGAAATTACACCACGCCTGGAACGGCGTCTCTCCTGACCGGGACCCTTCCTTGGACCCATCGCGCCATCCGATTCAATGACGGCATGAAAGATGATTTCGCCGGGAAGAGCATCTTCCGCGCCTTCGACGATTATTACTGCATCGGCTACTCCCACAACACACTCGTCAACACGCTCTTTAGTCAGTTTTTAAGCGACATGGACGAGCGCATCCCGCAGGATAAGTTCTTTATCTTCAACGATGGTTTCATCCAATCCGCCTTCAGGAACGATCAAGACGCCGCCACTGTCGCCTGGGCGCGGACCATTAAACGCACCGAGGGATATTCCTATTCATTGTTCCTTTCGTCGTTCTACGAACAATACCGCAACAGCAAAGTTAAGGACGTCGCTGACCGGTATCCGTACGGATTACCCAACGTCAACAAGGACAATTACTTCATGCTCGACCAGAGCATTGACGCTCTTGGGGCTCGAATGTCTGAAATCCCCCAACCCTTCATGGGGTACTTCCACTTCCTGCCGCCGCATTACCCCTACAAGCCGAACAGAGATTTCGCCGGGGTCTTTTCATACGATTCGTTCAAACCATTAAGCAAACCCCAAGACCTGTTCACCGAAGGCAGGTCGGACGATTTCCTGAACAAATGGCGGGTTCCCTACGACGAATTCATTCTCGATCTCGATAACGAATTCGCCAGATTTTTCGACAAACTCGAATCCTCGGGCTTGCTGGATGATACCTGGCTTGTCTTCACCTCCGATCACGGCGAACTCTTCGAGCGCGGCATTTGGACCCATTCCACTGCGGCGTTGTACCAGCCCGTCGTGCGCGTGCCGCTTTTGATCTTCGAGCCGGGAAATCAGACCGGGCGGGATGTCTACGCTCCCACCTCAGCCATCGACCTGATGCCCACGCTTCTTCATCTCACCGGGCACGAGATTCCCGCCTGGGCAGAGGGATCGATCCTGCCGCCATACGCCTCCGCCTCTGGTTCAGGGACAAGCGGTGTGATGGCTGTGCAGGCAAGATATAACGACCCGGCCTTGCCTCTTACCGAAGCCAGCGTGATGCTCGTGCAGGACAATTACAAACTCGTCTACTACACCGGTTATAAGGAAATCGACGCGGATAAGGAACGATTCATACTATACGATGTAAAGTCAGACCCGGAAGAACTCAGCGAATTGTCCCAAACGAAAAGGGAAACCGCTGCCGAAATGGTTGACATGGTCAAGACCCGGTTGGACGAGTCGAACGAACCGTATTTGTGA
- a CDS encoding recombinase family protein — protein sequence MNTIKRAVLYARVSSDDRGKEGRNLAGQLEMCRDFALDNGWQVIAELAEDDRGASGASFELPELNHARDMAQKGEFDVLVVREIDRLSRKLAKQLIVEEQLNRAGVEVVYVLASYENSPEGRLNKHIRATIAEYEREKIAERMVRGRRQVVKNGKIMLHGNKPPFGYRLSEDGKNLVIHEEEAAVVRMVYRFYVEGDERGKRLSARDIAKRLTAMKVPTWADIRGMFKKRGKGEWSGRLVMRILGSETYAGHWHYGKRNTFGGYHPNNAREWWLSFDVPAIVSEETWKRAQIQRKLNTSESLRHIKREYLLRSRVRCGLCKSSVNCYATRPTGKELRYYLYYRCNGYMGNIANVECNLPSFRVDIVDPLVWNWVKDLLTKPGVLEHGLAEYQEGREQFCAPIRDRLIVLEDLWQGSKSQLDRVLDLYISGQVQRELLIDKKQQLESTLAAFEKERDELNLNLESEALTDNEIRQIVEFAAQIAEGLEPGDESFEDRRRIIELLDVRASFIVEDNQKYVDVWCFLGRNKLSIGDPTSRNAERANDRRCCSERSRRRPHRTSRRAPWF from the coding sequence ATGAATACAATTAAACGTGCTGTACTATATGCAAGAGTTTCCAGCGATGACCGCGGCAAGGAAGGACGTAATCTGGCAGGACAATTGGAAATGTGCCGGGATTTTGCACTCGACAATGGATGGCAAGTCATTGCAGAATTAGCCGAGGATGATCGTGGTGCATCCGGCGCTTCATTTGAATTACCTGAACTTAATCACGCACGTGATATGGCGCAAAAAGGGGAGTTTGATGTATTGGTGGTTCGCGAGATTGACCGCCTCAGTCGTAAGCTTGCGAAGCAACTTATCGTTGAAGAACAATTGAACCGGGCCGGTGTCGAAGTTGTTTATGTACTTGCCAGTTACGAGAACTCGCCGGAAGGGCGTTTGAACAAACATATTCGTGCGACTATCGCTGAATACGAACGTGAGAAAATTGCCGAGCGCATGGTGCGCGGAAGGCGGCAGGTGGTCAAAAACGGGAAGATTATGCTTCACGGAAATAAGCCCCCATTTGGTTATCGCTTATCAGAGGATGGAAAAAATTTGGTAATTCATGAAGAGGAGGCAGCAGTCGTACGAATGGTTTACAGGTTTTATGTTGAGGGCGACGAACGTGGAAAACGTCTGTCTGCACGTGATATTGCCAAAAGATTGACCGCAATGAAAGTTCCCACCTGGGCGGATATTCGCGGGATGTTCAAAAAGCGCGGAAAAGGAGAATGGTCCGGGAGGTTGGTCATGCGGATTTTGGGTTCAGAAACATATGCAGGCCATTGGCATTACGGAAAGCGAAACACTTTCGGAGGTTACCACCCGAACAACGCCCGTGAATGGTGGCTGTCCTTTGATGTACCGGCGATTGTCTCTGAGGAAACATGGAAACGCGCACAAATTCAACGAAAGTTGAACACCAGTGAATCACTTCGCCATATAAAGAGAGAGTATTTACTTCGGAGTCGGGTTAGGTGTGGTTTGTGCAAAAGCAGTGTCAATTGCTATGCTACTCGACCAACTGGTAAGGAGCTTCGATATTATCTTTACTATCGTTGTAATGGTTATATGGGGAACATTGCCAATGTCGAGTGCAACCTTCCGAGTTTTCGAGTCGATATTGTTGACCCATTGGTTTGGAACTGGGTAAAAGATCTCCTCACGAAACCCGGGGTGTTGGAGCATGGACTTGCTGAGTATCAGGAAGGAAGAGAGCAGTTCTGCGCTCCGATTCGCGATCGCTTGATTGTTTTGGAGGATCTATGGCAGGGTTCAAAATCTCAACTGGATCGTGTTCTCGATCTATATATATCTGGACAGGTTCAAAGGGAGTTGCTGATTGATAAAAAACAACAATTGGAATCGACCCTTGCAGCTTTTGAGAAGGAACGTGATGAATTGAATTTGAACCTGGAATCGGAAGCTTTAACAGATAATGAGATTCGTCAAATTGTGGAATTCGCTGCTCAGATTGCAGAGGGGTTGGAGCCGGGCGACGAATCGTTTGAAGATCGCAGGAGAATTATTGAACTGTTGGATGTGAGAGCATCTTTTATAGTGGAAGACAATCAAAAATATGTAGATGTATGGTGTTTCTTGGGTAGAAACAAGTTATCGATTGGGGACCCTACTTCTCGAAATGCGGAACGCGCCAATGATCGTCGGTGCTGTAGCGAGAGAAGCCGCCGCCGACCACATCGTACATCCCGCCGCGCGCCATGGTTTTGA